The window ACCCCGATGTCTTCACCGATATACACCTTGCAAGCCGTACAAAATCAAAATGCGACCAGATAGCTGAAGAGGTCAAAGGCCTCTACGGCGTGAAAGTCAGCACCTATGCCGTGGATGCTGACAACGTGCCTGAGCTGGTTCAGCTCATCAATGCGGTAAAACCTGCGCTTGTGCTCAACGTTGCCCTTCCCTATCAGGATCTTACGATAATGGACGCATGTCTTGAGGCAGGCGTTAACTATATGGACACGGCGAACTATGAGCCGAAAGACACCGCTCATTTTGAATATTCATGGCAGTGGGCATATCAGGACAGATTCAAAGAGAAAGGTCTGATGGCTGTTCTCGGCTGCGGTTTCGATCCCGGCGTAACGAACATCTTCTGCGCATATGCACAGAAGCATCTCTATGACAGCATTGAGACAATCGACATTCTCGACTGCAACGCAGGCGACCACGGACATCCTTTTGCAACGAACTTTAACCCTGAGATAAATATCCGTGAGGTGACTCAGGTTGTGCGCCACTGGAAGAACGGGCAGTGGGTTGAAACTCCCGCCATTCTTGACGATAAATGCATCCACTTCCCCTTTGACTACCCCGAAGCGGGTGTTAAAGAGAGCTATCTGCTCTATCACGAGGAGATGGAATCCCTCGTTAAGCACATTAAAGGTCTGAAGCAGATCCGCTTCTGGATGACATTCTCCCAGAACTACATCACTCACCTGAAAGTTCTTGAGAACGTGGGCATGACGAGAATCGACGAAGTTGAGTACAACGGAGTCAAGATTATCCCCCTTCAATTCCTGAAAGCTCTTCTTCCCGATCCCGGTACTTTGGGGACTAACTACACAGGAAAAGCTGTAATCGGCTGTATCTTTGACGGCGAAAAGGACGGCAAAAGATTTAAAAAATACATCTACAACGTATGCGACCATGCCGAATGCTACCGTGAGGTTCAGGCGCAGGCTGTTTCATACACAACAGGCGTTCCCGCCATGATAGGCGCAATGATGATGCTGAAAGGCATCTGGACGGGTGCAGGCGTTTACAACGTTGAACAGCTCGACCCCGACGTTTTCATGGACGAGCTGAACAAGTGCGGTCTGCCCTGGCAGGTTGTGGACTTTAACGGCGAGCTTCCTGTATAATAATGAGCCAGCAAACTAAAAAGATTCTTGCGGATTTTCCGCAGGAGATAACAGATAAAGTGGATACTCCATGCTATCTCATCAGTGAGGATGTGATACGCAGAAACTGCGAAATGCTGAACTATGTTCAGCTGCGCACGGGTGCAAAGATACTCCTTGCGATGAAGGCCTTCGCTCTGCCGAAGGTCTTCCCGCTCATTTCGCAGTATCTCCACGGAGTCTGCGCCAGCGGACCGATAGAGGCGCAGATGGGAAGGGAGGAGTTCGGCCGTGAGGTGCACACCTACAGCCCCGCATTCTCCCAGTGGCAGATGGAGCGTACAATATCATTCAGCGACCATATCGTGTTCAACTCAATCGGACAGTGGCACACCCACAGGGGAGCCATCGCAAAATCCGGCAGGAACATTGAGGTCGGTCTGCGTGTAAACCCAGGTCATGCCGAGGTTGAGGTTGATCTGTACAATCCCTGTCTCCCCGGTTCCCGTTTCGGCGTGAACCCGAACGACCTTGAGGGTGTCGACCTGACAGGCATCAGCGGTCTGCATTTCCATGCTATGTGCGAGCAGAACTCGGACGTTCTGACGAGGGTTCTGGCAAGCTTTGAAAAGCGTTACGGACATCTTATCCCGCAGATGAAGTGGATAAACTTCGGCGGCGGACACCATATCACCCGTGAGGACTACGATGTGGAACTGCTCTGTGAAACGATAATCGATTTCCGCAAAAGATATAACAATATTCAGGTCTATCTGGAGCCGGGCGAGGCTGTGGTGCTGAACGCCGGAGTTTTCGTCACAAAAGTTCTGGATAAGATTCATAACGGCATGGACATCGCAGTTGTGGATTCATCAGCCGAAACACACCTCCCCGATGTTCTGGCAATGCCATACCGTCCGGTGCTTGTGGGAGCGGCTGAGGCAGGCAAATATGAATTTGACTGCAAAATAGGCTGCATCTCATGCCTTGCGGGGGACTTCATCGGAACCTATTCTTTCAGAAAGAAGCCTCAGATAGGGGACAGGCTAGTGTTCACGGACATGGCTCTGTACTCTTTTGTTAAAAATACCAACTTCAACGGTGTGGAGCTTCCCGACCTTGCGGTTTTCAGCCTTGAAAAAGGATCCTTTGAGGTTGTGCGCAGATTCGGCTACGAAGACTATAAAAGCAGGTTGTCATGAGCGAGATCATCACTTTCCACGGGGACGACGTTCCCCAGTCGAGACCGGACGAGGCACTCTTCCATGTTATCCCCGTGCCCTATGAAAAATCAGTTTCATACGGTTCGGGCACAGCCGAAGGGCCTGCGGCCATTCTGGCGGCTTCCTGTCAGCTTGAGGTTTTCGACGGAAAGAGCACTCCCGCCCAGTACGGCATCTATACCCACGAGGCTGTGAACTGTGACGGCGGACACGAAGAATCGCTGGCAAACATTAAAGAGGCGGTGCTTAACTGCCTGCGCCACGGCAAGATGCCTGTTGTGCTCGGCGGCGAACATACCGTCACCAACGGCGTGATAGATGCGCTGATAGAGAAATACGGCACGGATTTCGGCGTTGTTCAGTTCGATGCCCATGCCGACCTGAGAGAGAGCTATGAAGGCTCAATATTCAGCCATGCCTGCGTGATGAAACGCACCATCGACAAAGGTATACCCATATATCAGCTCGGCACTCGCAGTTACTGCATGGAGGAACACCAGACTAGGGTGTATAACGAAATACCCTATATGGACGCAGAGGACATCCACAGGCAGGGGACGGACGCATTCGTCCTGCCGGACGGGTTCCCGGAAAAGGTATTTATCACATTTGACATAGACGCTCTGGATTCATCAATAATGCCTGCAACAGGCACTCCCGTTCCCGGCGGTCTTACATGGTATCAGGCCATGTGGCTCATCGAACGTATAGTTAAACAGCGCACCTGCATAGGTTTTGACGTTCTGGAATACGCACCTATGTATGGACTGCACAGTGCGGACTTCACTGCCGCCCAGCTTGTTTACAACATGATGGGCTATGCTGCGAGGAGCACCGGAGTGCGCAGTTTTTTTCAGTTAGGCTGAAATAACTGTACAAAATCAACATAAGACTGTATCATTGTTTAAGTTTTTCATATTATCCAGATGGCGGGTATGGACGATTTAAGCATTCTGCTCCTTTCCTTTCTGATTAGTACGCTTACTGTACCGGTTTTCACCATTATCGCCGTCAGATGCGGGATAATCGATGAGCCCGGCGGACGCAAGATACATTCCGACCGGATACCCAGACTGGGCGGTCTGGGAATAATTCTCGGCGTGTTCGTTTCAGTATGGCTCTTCTGCGAGATGGATCCGCTCTACACCTACTACGCTTTAGCTAACTTTTTTATAATATTCATAGGAATATACGACGACAGCAGAAACGTCAGACCTGTCGTTAAACTTGTTTTTCAGGGGCTCGCGGCAACGGTTGTTATCTTTCTGATGGATACCCGTTTTGAGTATTCTCTTCCGTGGCTTTCGTGGATGAACAACGGAATCGTTATGGTTATCTCCACCTATATCTGGATCGCACTGGTAACAAATGCGGTGAATCTTATCGACGGTGTCGACGGACTTGCCGGCGGAGTGGCGTTTATGGCGTTCGGTTCGCTTATGGTTGCGTCCCACCTGTCCATGGATATGAACCATGCAGTGTGTCTCGCTTTTCTGGGAGGGATACTTGGTTTTCTGCGGTATAACCTGCCTAAGGCGACGGTTTTCATGGGCGACACGGGCAGTCTTTTTCTGGGATTCAACATCGCTGTCATCTCCCTCTCCTCATCCTTTAAAACCAACACGATAATGGCGGTGGTAATGCCGGCGCTTTTTGTATCCATACCGCTCTTTGATACGTTTCTGGCCATCCTGAGGCGCACGTTCCGCCTCCAGAACCCTATGACCGCAGACAGGGAACACCTTCACCACAAACTGCTGGATCTGAAGCTGACGGCATCTCAGACACTTATGATATTCTATACCATGTCGATAGTGCTCTCCGCCGCAGCGCTGATATTTTTCCGTGATCCCAAGCTGTATGTGGTTCTCATCAGTATATTCTTGCTCTATTTTTTCCTGCTCTCAATAAAAGTGCTTAAAATTGCCAGTCCTCGCAGAATGATAGAACAGTTCAACGGGCCTGAGAGGCGGAACAGGATAGAGAAGAGGATAGAGCGCATAAAGGGCGATCTGTTCGGATACAGGCTGAGTCTGTTCGTTATTGCTGTCTGCGTGCTGATTTCAATTGTGACTGCTTTTGCGGCGGGCATCGTTTATGCCGAAGAGTGGACGGCTCTGCTGCTTTATATGCTTACTCTGGCGGTTCTCCTGTTTTACAGGATAAGGTCGGCCAGCAGGCTGTATTATGCGGCCATGCTTCTTTTCTGGCTGTTTTATGCGGCGGCTTTCTATTCAGTATCCCTCAGCACATACGCTCTTACAGGCGGTGCGCTGTTCCTGCTTACACTGCCCTACATGCTAAGGGTCACGGGGCTTTTTGTCCCCTATGATCTGCTGAACGTGTTTCTGGTGATACTGGTGTCGCAGCTAAGCGATAGAACTATTGCTGAAGATATGCTTACTGCGGCAACGGCGGCGCTTTATTACATACCGCTGAAGACGGCTATATTGTATGCCATAACCTATAAGAGACCGGAAGATATTAAGAATATAATCTAGCGAAGTCTTCTAGAGGGCACTGTGAACTCTGTCTCCGTGCAGGAGGGAAGTGTGCGGATGCCGAAAAGCCCTACTGACTCTTTCCGCCACAGCCTCATATTGTCCAGAACGATGTACTGATGCATCTTTATCACTTTTTTCATCACTACAGTGAAAAGTCCGCCCAGTTTATGTTTTTTAACCACAAGGTAGTCATCGTTCATCTTTTTCATGAGGTTTTTGGGGCTGTTGTTGCTTGCTCCGCCCGCTCTCATTTTTACGAGGAGCTTGGGCAGATAGCAGGAGTTCTTGCCCTCTTCGCTCATTATGCGGAGGATGAGGTCATAGTCCGCAGAGATGCGGAAGTTTGTATCGAAAAGGCCGTATTTCTGATACAGCTCTCTTTTGACAAAGAAAGAGGGATGCGGGGGCATCCAGCCCATATAAAGCTTGCTTTTGCTGAATTTGCCGCTTTTCCAGTATCTCACCATGCGGTCGGGCTCGTCATGCTTAACGATGGCAAGATCGCCGTAAACCGTTGAACAGTCAGTTTCTTCAAAGCACTTAACTACATCGGCAAGAACATGGTCGGATGCGTATACGTCGTCGGAGTGAAGGATCGCCACTATGTCGCCTGTGGCAAGTTTTATCGCCTTGTTAAGGGCGTGATACAGGTTCTTGTCCTTTTCGGAAATGAGGACAGATATCCTGCTTTTATATTCTTTGATAATTTTGAGGGTTTTGTCTGTTGATTTACCGTCGATGACAATGTATTCGAGGTCAACGTTCCGCTGACCTATGGCCGACTCAATGGCCTGTCTGATGGTTCTTTCGTTATTCTTCACAACGGTGATGACGCTGACTTTCATTTACCTACCATATAGCAGATTTGAGATTGTAAAAATTACCCTACAATTTCTCTTATACTCTTTAGTTGTACAATTTCAAGAGATATTATTGGGACGCCATTTTAGATATCAAAGTTCCTATCCCGCGGACGGCTTCG of the Seleniivibrio woodruffii genome contains:
- a CDS encoding saccharopine dehydrogenase family protein produces the protein MSKILIIGAGGVGNVVVKKCAQHPDVFTDIHLASRTKSKCDQIAEEVKGLYGVKVSTYAVDADNVPELVQLINAVKPALVLNVALPYQDLTIMDACLEAGVNYMDTANYEPKDTAHFEYSWQWAYQDRFKEKGLMAVLGCGFDPGVTNIFCAYAQKHLYDSIETIDILDCNAGDHGHPFATNFNPEINIREVTQVVRHWKNGQWVETPAILDDKCIHFPFDYPEAGVKESYLLYHEEMESLVKHIKGLKQIRFWMTFSQNYITHLKVLENVGMTRIDEVEYNGVKIIPLQFLKALLPDPGTLGTNYTGKAVIGCIFDGEKDGKRFKKYIYNVCDHAECYREVQAQAVSYTTGVPAMIGAMMMLKGIWTGAGVYNVEQLDPDVFMDELNKCGLPWQVVDFNGELPV
- the nspC gene encoding carboxynorspermidine decarboxylase, with amino-acid sequence MSQQTKKILADFPQEITDKVDTPCYLISEDVIRRNCEMLNYVQLRTGAKILLAMKAFALPKVFPLISQYLHGVCASGPIEAQMGREEFGREVHTYSPAFSQWQMERTISFSDHIVFNSIGQWHTHRGAIAKSGRNIEVGLRVNPGHAEVEVDLYNPCLPGSRFGVNPNDLEGVDLTGISGLHFHAMCEQNSDVLTRVLASFEKRYGHLIPQMKWINFGGGHHITREDYDVELLCETIIDFRKRYNNIQVYLEPGEAVVLNAGVFVTKVLDKIHNGMDIAVVDSSAETHLPDVLAMPYRPVLVGAAEAGKYEFDCKIGCISCLAGDFIGTYSFRKKPQIGDRLVFTDMALYSFVKNTNFNGVELPDLAVFSLEKGSFEVVRRFGYEDYKSRLS
- the speB gene encoding agmatinase translates to MSEIITFHGDDVPQSRPDEALFHVIPVPYEKSVSYGSGTAEGPAAILAASCQLEVFDGKSTPAQYGIYTHEAVNCDGGHEESLANIKEAVLNCLRHGKMPVVLGGEHTVTNGVIDALIEKYGTDFGVVQFDAHADLRESYEGSIFSHACVMKRTIDKGIPIYQLGTRSYCMEEHQTRVYNEIPYMDAEDIHRQGTDAFVLPDGFPEKVFITFDIDALDSSIMPATGTPVPGGLTWYQAMWLIERIVKQRTCIGFDVLEYAPMYGLHSADFTAAQLVYNMMGYAARSTGVRSFFQLG
- a CDS encoding MraY family glycosyltransferase; this translates as MDDLSILLLSFLISTLTVPVFTIIAVRCGIIDEPGGRKIHSDRIPRLGGLGIILGVFVSVWLFCEMDPLYTYYALANFFIIFIGIYDDSRNVRPVVKLVFQGLAATVVIFLMDTRFEYSLPWLSWMNNGIVMVISTYIWIALVTNAVNLIDGVDGLAGGVAFMAFGSLMVASHLSMDMNHAVCLAFLGGILGFLRYNLPKATVFMGDTGSLFLGFNIAVISLSSSFKTNTIMAVVMPALFVSIPLFDTFLAILRRTFRLQNPMTADREHLHHKLLDLKLTASQTLMIFYTMSIVLSAAALIFFRDPKLYVVLISIFLLYFFLLSIKVLKIASPRRMIEQFNGPERRNRIEKRIERIKGDLFGYRLSLFVIAVCVLISIVTAFAAGIVYAEEWTALLLYMLTLAVLLFYRIRSASRLYYAAMLLFWLFYAAAFYSVSLSTYALTGGALFLLTLPYMLRVTGLFVPYDLLNVFLVILVSQLSDRTIAEDMLTAATAALYYIPLKTAILYAITYKRPEDIKNII
- a CDS encoding glycosyltransferase family 2 protein; protein product: MKVSVITVVKNNERTIRQAIESAIGQRNVDLEYIVIDGKSTDKTLKIIKEYKSRISVLISEKDKNLYHALNKAIKLATGDIVAILHSDDVYASDHVLADVVKCFEETDCSTVYGDLAIVKHDEPDRMVRYWKSGKFSKSKLYMGWMPPHPSFFVKRELYQKYGLFDTNFRISADYDLILRIMSEEGKNSCYLPKLLVKMRAGGASNNSPKNLMKKMNDDYLVVKKHKLGGLFTVVMKKVIKMHQYIVLDNMRLWRKESVGLFGIRTLPSCTETEFTVPSRRLR